One window of the Branchiostoma lanceolatum isolate klBraLanc5 chromosome 3, klBraLanc5.hap2, whole genome shotgun sequence genome contains the following:
- the LOC136430979 gene encoding serine/threonine-protein phosphatase 2A 55 kDa regulatory subunit B beta isoform isoform X7: MAGGGDIQWCFSQVKGTVEEDVTEDGDSWEYADIISTVEFNQDGELLATGDKGGRVVIFKREPESKQSLPRRGEYNVYSTFQSHEPEFDYLKSLEIEEKINKIRWLPRQNAAYSLLSTNDKTVKLWKITERDKRPDGFNLKDDEGRIKSPNDITALRVPFFKPTELIVEASPRRVYANAHTYHINSISLNSDHETFLSGDDLRINLWHLEITDRSFNIVDIKPANMEELTEVITAAEFHPSMCNVFVYSSSKGTIRLCDMRQRALCDQHAKMFEEPEDPSNRSFFSEIISSISDVKFSHSGRYLISRDYLSVKVWDLQMDSRPIETYQVHEYLRSKLCSLYENDCIFDKFECAWNGNDTQIMTGSYNNFFRMFDRNTKRDLTLEASRENTKPKCILKPRRVCTGGKRKKDEISVDSLDFNKKILHTAWHPTENIIAVAATNNLYIFQDKDKV; the protein is encoded by the exons ATGGCTG GCGGTGGTGACATACAGTGGTGCTTCTCCCAGGTGAAAGGGACTGTGGAAGAGGACGTTACTGAAG ATGGGGACTCTTGGGAATACG CCGACATCATCTCCACCGTAGAGTTCAACCAGGATGGCGAGTTGCTGGCGACGGGAGACAAGGGAGGACGTGTGGTCATATTCAAGAGGGAGCCAGAG TCGAAGCAGTCCCTGCCCAGACGAGGAGAGTACAACGTCTACAGCACTTTCCAGAGCCACGAACCAGAGTTCGACTACCTGAAGAGCTTAGAAATAGAAgagaaaatcaacaaaattagATGGTTACCTCGACAGAATGCTGCGTATAGCCTTCTATCTACTAACG ATAAAACTGTCAAATTGTGGAAAATCACAGAGCGGGACAAGCGCCCAGACGGCTTCAATCTGAAGGACGACGAAGGGCGTATAAAGAGTCCAAATGACATCACTGCATTGCGG GTACCCTTCTTCAAGCCCACCGAGTTGATAGTAGAAGCCAGCCCCCGCCGGGTGTACGCCAATGCGCACACGTACCACATAAACTCCATATCTCTAAATAGTGACCATGAAACCTTCCTGTCTGGAGACGACCTCAGAATCAACCTCTGGCATCTAGAAATCACAGACCGAAGTTTTA ATATTGTCGACATCAAGCCAGCCAACATGGAGGAGCTGACAGAAGTCATCACAGCAGCAGAGTTCCACCCCAGCATGTGCAACGTCTTTGTCTATAGCAGTAGCAAAGGCACCATTAGGTTATGTGACATGAGGCAAAGGGCACTGTGCGATCAACATGCAAAAA TGTTTGAAGAGCCAGAAGACCCAAGCAACCGTTCCTTCTTCTCAGAGATTATATCATCCATTTCCGATGTGAAATTCTCCCATAGTGGCAGATACCTCATCTCTAGGGACTACTTGTCAGTTAAG GTCTGGGACCTTCAAATGGACTCCAGACCGATTGAGACATACCAAGTACATGAGTATCTCCGTAGCAAGCTCTGCTCACTGTACGAGAATGACTGTATCTTCGACAAGTTTGAGTGTGCTTGGAACGGAAATGATAC GCAAATCATGACAGGCTCCTACAACAACTTCTTCAGAATGTTCGACCGCAACACGAAACGTGACCTGACGCTGGAGGCGTCACGGGAGAACACGAAACCAAAGTGCATCCTGAAGCCACGCAGGGTGTGCACGGGCGGGAAGCGCAAGAAGGACGAGATCAGCGTGGACAGTCTAGACTTCAACAAGAAGATCCTCCACACCGCCTGGCACCCCACAGAAAACATCATCGCCGTAGCCGCCACTAACAATTTGTACATCTTCCAGGACAAGGACAAAGTGTGA
- the LOC136430979 gene encoding serine/threonine-protein phosphatase 2A 55 kDa regulatory subunit B beta isoform isoform X1 yields MCLDTMEESEENGTRETEHMLPGNEDVGSDCEDGDICNADIISTVEFNQDGELLATGDKGGRVVIFKREPESKQSLPRRGEYNVYSTFQSHEPEFDYLKSLEIEEKINKIRWLPRQNAAYSLLSTNDKTVKLWKITERDKRPDGFNLKDDEGRIKSPNDITALRVPFFKPTELIVEASPRRVYANAHTYHINSISLNSDHETFLSGDDLRINLWHLEITDRSFNIVDIKPANMEELTEVITAAEFHPSMCNVFVYSSSKGTIRLCDMRQRALCDQHAKMFEEPEDPSNRSFFSEIISSISDVKFSHSGRYLISRDYLSVKVWDLQMDSRPIETYQVHEYLRSKLCSLYENDCIFDKFECAWNGNDTQIMTGSYNNFFRMFDRNTKRDLTLEASRENTKPKCILKPRRVCTGGKRKKDEISVDSLDFNKKILHTAWHPTENIIAVAATNNLYIFQDKDKV; encoded by the exons ATGTGCTTGGATACGATGGAGGAAAGCGAAG aaaaCGGTACTCGCGAGACTGAGCACATGTTGCCAGGAAATGAAGATGTAGGCTCAGATTGTGAAGACGGCGACATTTGCAATG CCGACATCATCTCCACCGTAGAGTTCAACCAGGATGGCGAGTTGCTGGCGACGGGAGACAAGGGAGGACGTGTGGTCATATTCAAGAGGGAGCCAGAG TCGAAGCAGTCCCTGCCCAGACGAGGAGAGTACAACGTCTACAGCACTTTCCAGAGCCACGAACCAGAGTTCGACTACCTGAAGAGCTTAGAAATAGAAgagaaaatcaacaaaattagATGGTTACCTCGACAGAATGCTGCGTATAGCCTTCTATCTACTAACG ATAAAACTGTCAAATTGTGGAAAATCACAGAGCGGGACAAGCGCCCAGACGGCTTCAATCTGAAGGACGACGAAGGGCGTATAAAGAGTCCAAATGACATCACTGCATTGCGG GTACCCTTCTTCAAGCCCACCGAGTTGATAGTAGAAGCCAGCCCCCGCCGGGTGTACGCCAATGCGCACACGTACCACATAAACTCCATATCTCTAAATAGTGACCATGAAACCTTCCTGTCTGGAGACGACCTCAGAATCAACCTCTGGCATCTAGAAATCACAGACCGAAGTTTTA ATATTGTCGACATCAAGCCAGCCAACATGGAGGAGCTGACAGAAGTCATCACAGCAGCAGAGTTCCACCCCAGCATGTGCAACGTCTTTGTCTATAGCAGTAGCAAAGGCACCATTAGGTTATGTGACATGAGGCAAAGGGCACTGTGCGATCAACATGCAAAAA TGTTTGAAGAGCCAGAAGACCCAAGCAACCGTTCCTTCTTCTCAGAGATTATATCATCCATTTCCGATGTGAAATTCTCCCATAGTGGCAGATACCTCATCTCTAGGGACTACTTGTCAGTTAAG GTCTGGGACCTTCAAATGGACTCCAGACCGATTGAGACATACCAAGTACATGAGTATCTCCGTAGCAAGCTCTGCTCACTGTACGAGAATGACTGTATCTTCGACAAGTTTGAGTGTGCTTGGAACGGAAATGATAC GCAAATCATGACAGGCTCCTACAACAACTTCTTCAGAATGTTCGACCGCAACACGAAACGTGACCTGACGCTGGAGGCGTCACGGGAGAACACGAAACCAAAGTGCATCCTGAAGCCACGCAGGGTGTGCACGGGCGGGAAGCGCAAGAAGGACGAGATCAGCGTGGACAGTCTAGACTTCAACAAGAAGATCCTCCACACCGCCTGGCACCCCACAGAAAACATCATCGCCGTAGCCGCCACTAACAATTTGTACATCTTCCAGGACAAGGACAAAGTGTGA